In Gammaproteobacteria bacterium, one genomic interval encodes:
- a CDS encoding YbaK/EbsC family protein has translation MAVKKLKNFLDNHQVKYITMSHSPAITAQEIAAAAHVSGKQLAKTVILKVDGHLAMVVLSAHEQINFSTLQSMTGSNHVDLATESDFKDKFLGCEVGAMPPFGNLYDMPVFVSVKLAKQDHILFNAGTHSELIQITFSDFERLVKPKVLAI, from the coding sequence ATGGCGGTAAAAAAATTAAAAAACTTTTTAGATAATCATCAAGTTAAATACATCACAATGTCCCATTCTCCGGCCATTACCGCGCAAGAAATTGCAGCCGCTGCGCATGTTTCTGGTAAGCAATTAGCTAAAACGGTTATTTTAAAAGTCGATGGTCATTTAGCTATGGTTGTACTTTCTGCACATGAGCAAATTAATTTTTCAACGCTTCAGAGCATGACAGGATCAAACCATGTTGATCTTGCAACCGAATCTGACTTTAAAGATAAATTTTTAGGGTGTGAAGTTGGCGCGATGCCGCCTTTTGGTAATTTGTATGATATGCCAGTTTTTGTTTCTGTTAAGCTTGCCAAGCAAGATCATATTTTATTTAACGCAGGTACGCATTCCGAATTGATTCAAATAACGTTCAGTGATTTTGAGCGACTTGTTAAACCAAAAGTATTGGCGATATAA
- a CDS encoding sel1 repeat family protein, whose translation MNANELIAILQTALSGDDSSLLTLRNLCHEKKLSAADLETMHHFLSVHGQQKHRAIYLRGLLYELGCGVGQDYAMAFLLMREAAAKGNAQAMFEVGRLHMQGLGVTQNYPNALQWLSLAAGSPYYVVDAMFALGEVYEQGLGIQIDLQQALIWYAQAADKGHRAAKEKLSNLQAQ comes from the coding sequence ATGAATGCAAATGAATTGATTGCAATATTACAAACCGCCCTCAGTGGAGACGATTCTTCTTTGTTGACACTGCGAAATTTATGTCATGAAAAAAAATTATCTGCAGCTGATCTTGAAACAATGCACCATTTTCTAAGTGTACATGGACAACAAAAACATCGTGCTATTTATTTGCGCGGTTTGCTCTACGAATTGGGCTGTGGTGTAGGCCAAGATTATGCCATGGCTTTTTTGCTTATGCGAGAAGCGGCAGCAAAAGGCAATGCGCAAGCTATGTTTGAAGTAGGACGATTACACATGCAAGGATTAGGTGTTACTCAAAATTATCCAAATGCATTGCAGTGGTTAAGTCTTGCAGCAGGAAGTCCCTACTATGTTGTCGATGCCATGTTTGCTTTAGGCGAAGTTTACGAACAAGGGTTAGGAATACAAATAGATTTACAACAAGCTTTAATTTGGTATGCGCAAGCTGCAGATAAAGGTCATAGAGCAGCAAAAGAAAAATTATCGAATTTGCAGGCTCAATAA
- a CDS encoding cation transporter, with protein MGTHHNHSHAPRSFNLAFAISITVTLGYVIFETIYALTFQSMSLLADAAHNLGDVLGLVLAWIANWLLSLPARKRYSYGFKRTTIIAALANAVILVTTSALIAYEAIFKLFNLTAVDTNVVMIVGLIGILINGGSSLLFMRGAKDDLNIKGAFWHLFADMLLLVGVVISALVIKFTGWLWIDPLVGLAIVAIVLWGTWSLLRDSVHLILDAVPHYIDSAGVKAYLLKIEGVKAIHDLHIWGLSTKEVALTAHLVMPQHQLSDADFKEINHHLHTEFRINHATLQVEQGSAHDPCRRIKTC; from the coding sequence ATGGGCACACATCATAATCATTCGCATGCGCCACGCTCGTTTAATTTAGCGTTCGCCATTTCGATTACGGTTACTTTAGGCTACGTGATCTTCGAAACTATTTATGCCCTGACGTTTCAATCCATGAGCTTACTAGCTGACGCTGCACACAATTTAGGAGACGTGTTGGGCCTAGTGCTCGCGTGGATTGCAAATTGGTTACTCTCGCTCCCCGCGCGTAAACGTTATAGCTACGGCTTTAAGCGAACAACTATTATTGCCGCCCTCGCCAATGCCGTCATTCTTGTTACAACTTCCGCTCTCATCGCTTATGAAGCCATCTTCAAACTATTTAATCTTACCGCGGTGGATACTAATGTCGTCATGATAGTGGGCCTGATTGGCATCCTCATTAATGGTGGTAGCTCCCTACTCTTTATGCGGGGCGCCAAAGATGACTTAAATATTAAAGGCGCTTTTTGGCACTTATTTGCAGACATGCTGCTACTCGTAGGTGTGGTAATTTCTGCCCTTGTAATTAAATTCACAGGCTGGCTCTGGATTGATCCCCTCGTGGGACTTGCCATTGTTGCTATTGTGTTATGGGGTACTTGGAGTTTATTACGCGATTCTGTTCATTTGATTTTAGATGCTGTTCCCCACTACATTGATTCGGCAGGTGTCAAAGCTTATCTCCTCAAAATAGAAGGGGTCAAAGCAATTCATGATTTACATATTTGGGGGTTAAGTACTAAAGAAGTTGCCTTAACTGCTCATTTAGTCATGCCGCAACATCAATTGAGTGATGCAGATTTTAAAGAAATCAATCACCACTTGCATACTGAATTTAGAATTAACCATGCGACCCTGCAGGTGGAACAAGGCAGTGCTCATGATCCATGCCGAAGGATTAAAACCTGTTAA
- a CDS encoding cation:proton antiporter — protein sequence MPEANPITYVIFLVFTGTAILSTIALFTRQSLLVAYIVLGAILGPWGLKLVNNSAVVQQAGDVGIIFLLFLLGLHLQPQNLFHSLRKMSLITAVSASIFFASGACITYLFGYSLGEAILIGIISMFSSTIIGIKLLPTTILHHQHTGELVISILLLQDIIAIAVLLFLEISGERSSAWHLISILSAFPILLLIAYIFQRYILSRLLERFDKIHEYIFILSIGWCLCMAQLSHFFGLSEEIGAFIAGVALASNPIAFYIAENLKPLRDFFLVIFFFTVGAGFNFDYLPAVIFPACTLAICMLLLKPFVFKWLLYRSGEIKRVSWEIGVRLGQLSEFSLLVIYLALATKTIPPTTAYMAEAAVIITFIVSCYWTVMRYPTPLASTDKLRRD from the coding sequence ATGCCTGAAGCAAATCCAATCACTTATGTTATTTTCCTTGTCTTCACTGGCACTGCGATCTTATCGACCATAGCACTCTTTACTCGCCAGTCTCTACTCGTGGCTTATATCGTATTAGGTGCTATTTTAGGCCCCTGGGGATTAAAGCTCGTTAATAATTCTGCAGTCGTTCAACAAGCAGGAGATGTGGGCATTATCTTTCTTCTCTTCTTATTGGGACTGCATTTACAACCTCAAAATTTATTTCACTCCTTACGTAAAATGAGTTTAATTACAGCCGTTAGCGCTAGCATTTTTTTTGCAAGCGGAGCGTGCATCACTTATTTATTTGGTTACTCGCTGGGAGAAGCGATTCTTATCGGCATCATCTCTATGTTTTCGAGTACGATCATTGGTATTAAACTTTTACCCACCACTATTTTACATCATCAACATACAGGTGAACTGGTTATAAGTATTTTGCTACTGCAAGATATTATTGCCATTGCCGTTTTATTATTTCTTGAAATTTCAGGGGAACGGAGTAGCGCATGGCATTTAATTTCAATACTTAGTGCCTTTCCTATTTTATTACTTATTGCTTATATTTTTCAGCGATATATTCTTTCGCGCCTTCTCGAACGGTTTGACAAAATTCACGAGTATATATTTATCCTCTCGATTGGCTGGTGTTTGTGCATGGCACAATTGAGTCATTTTTTTGGTCTCTCTGAAGAAATCGGCGCTTTCATCGCGGGCGTTGCTTTAGCGTCCAACCCGATTGCTTTCTACATTGCCGAAAACTTGAAACCGTTACGAGATTTCTTCCTGGTCATCTTTTTCTTCACCGTCGGTGCGGGCTTTAATTTTGATTATCTCCCGGCCGTCATTTTTCCTGCCTGTACCTTAGCCATTTGCATGCTACTCCTTAAACCTTTTGTATTTAAATGGCTCCTCTACCGATCAGGCGAAATTAAACGGGTAAGTTGGGAAATTGGTGTACGTTTGGGTCAATTAAGCGAATTTTCCCTGCTCGTGATTTACCTCGCCCTGGCCACTAAAACGATACCGCCAACGACCGCTTATATGGCGGAAGCTGCTGTTATTATTACTTTTATTGTATCTTGCTACTGGACTGTCATGCGCTATCCAACGCCCTTAGCCTCGACAGATAAACTGCGTCGTGATTAG
- the putA gene encoding bifunctional proline dehydrogenase/L-glutamate gamma-semialdehyde dehydrogenase PutA: protein MPIFSVNPTLVSLRDNITTAYRMDEADCLKNLVQTLRLPESSLFEIESHAMQLAGESRAFKKKQGKIEALLDHYNLSSEEGIALMCLAEALLRIPDQSTIDQLISDKLSALDWKQHIKRDNPLFMNAATWSLFITGQIYGADAPEKNLSATLKNLGGRFSMTILRPIVMKMMKIIGTQFVIGQTIEKAWDNAQPLQKKGYLFSFDMLGEAARTAVDAEQYFNAYLHAIETLGKHAKSTNLLDNPGISVKLSALHPRYEYTQHERLLQELPPILMALIHKAKQYHVSLIIDAEEADRLDLSLDLFEIVFSDPSIRDWSGLGLAVQAYQKRAFFVIDWLQALAKSQEKRMIVRLVKGAYWDAEIKQTQALGLENYPVFTRKSATDVSYLACAKKMLAMQSEIYSQFGTHNVYTIAAIKTMAGENTNFEFQGLYGMAAAIYDQLLEAPEFDVPCRLYAPVGTHRELLGYLVRRLLENGANTSFLNRLADHETPLDQLIKNPMQYIEEHQYAPHPKIPLPKNIYRAWENSTGIDLSNSHTTTMLDQYLQQRIIQENNATSLVYQQSFGLQHAIQKVAPYNTDQNIARIVPLEAKSVELALVAATEACNHWSTLSADTRAAIFEKAADLFQEEMPSLIALLIQEGGKCLPDAIAEIRETIEYCRYYAYRARLDLTPIILPSITGEQNELSLHPRGVFACISPWNFPLAIFTGQIVAALVVGNTVIAKPAEQTPLIAYRAVQILHQSGVPTDVLQLLIGPGREIGPLLSQDERIAGILFTGSTATAKSIERNLANREGPIATFVAETGGQNSMIIDSSALPEQALLDVVASAFNSAGQRCSALRVLFIQEDIAPRFIDLLQGYLRELKVGNPALIQTDVGPVIDEQARNKLNEHVLRMNREGLLIAKAALPKDAEKGYFFAPCAFEIPSIHLLTEEVFGPILHIIRFPSHSLDQVMNDIISTGYGLTLGVQSRIDRTVKKIISKLPVGNRYVNRNMIGAVVGSQPFGGERLSGTGPKAGGPHYLPRLCVERTLSVNTTAVGGNARLVSLLEDD from the coding sequence ATGCCAATCTTTTCTGTTAACCCCACACTCGTTTCTTTGCGCGATAATATCACAACTGCTTATCGAATGGATGAAGCAGATTGCTTAAAAAATTTAGTCCAGACGCTTCGACTTCCAGAGTCCTCACTCTTTGAGATTGAATCGCATGCTATGCAACTCGCGGGTGAGAGTCGCGCTTTTAAGAAAAAGCAGGGGAAAATAGAGGCCCTGCTCGATCACTACAACCTTTCTTCGGAAGAAGGCATTGCCCTCATGTGCTTAGCAGAAGCCTTATTACGCATTCCCGATCAATCCACTATTGATCAATTAATTAGCGATAAGCTGAGCGCACTTGATTGGAAACAACATATTAAGCGCGATAACCCCTTATTTATGAATGCTGCAACCTGGTCATTATTTATAACGGGTCAAATCTATGGCGCAGATGCGCCAGAAAAAAATTTAAGTGCGACTTTAAAAAACTTAGGCGGCCGCTTCAGCATGACAATTTTGCGTCCCATTGTCATGAAAATGATGAAGATAATCGGCACACAATTTGTGATTGGGCAAACGATCGAAAAAGCCTGGGATAATGCCCAACCTTTACAAAAAAAAGGATATTTATTTTCTTTTGATATGCTGGGCGAAGCAGCGCGAACCGCAGTGGATGCGGAACAATATTTTAATGCTTACTTACATGCGATTGAAACGCTAGGAAAACATGCAAAAAGTACGAACCTTTTAGACAACCCCGGTATTTCTGTTAAGTTATCAGCATTACATCCGCGCTACGAATACACCCAACATGAAAGACTTTTACAAGAATTACCCCCTATCCTCATGGCATTAATTCATAAAGCAAAGCAGTATCATGTATCTTTAATTATTGATGCAGAAGAAGCAGATCGGCTTGATTTATCGCTCGATCTTTTTGAAATTGTTTTTTCTGATCCTTCAATTCGTGATTGGTCGGGGTTAGGCTTAGCAGTGCAAGCCTATCAAAAGCGCGCTTTTTTTGTGATTGATTGGTTGCAAGCTTTAGCAAAATCACAAGAAAAAAGAATGATTGTACGCTTGGTAAAAGGTGCTTATTGGGATGCTGAAATCAAACAAACGCAAGCCCTTGGTTTAGAAAATTATCCTGTGTTTACGCGTAAAAGTGCCACGGATGTTTCTTATCTTGCGTGTGCAAAAAAAATGTTAGCGATGCAGAGTGAAATTTATAGTCAGTTTGGTACGCATAATGTTTATACGATTGCAGCCATCAAAACAATGGCAGGAGAAAATACAAATTTTGAATTTCAAGGCTTGTATGGCATGGCTGCAGCCATTTATGATCAATTGCTAGAAGCACCGGAATTTGATGTTCCCTGTCGGCTTTATGCACCCGTAGGCACACATCGTGAGTTACTCGGTTATTTAGTTCGACGTTTATTAGAAAATGGTGCGAATACTTCTTTTCTAAATCGCTTAGCCGATCATGAAACACCCCTTGATCAATTAATTAAAAATCCCATGCAATACATTGAAGAACATCAGTATGCACCCCACCCAAAAATTCCTTTACCGAAAAATATTTATCGCGCGTGGGAAAATTCCACCGGCATTGATTTATCCAATTCGCACACTACGACGATGCTTGATCAATATTTACAACAACGTATCATCCAAGAAAATAATGCAACCTCATTAGTCTATCAACAATCATTCGGCCTGCAGCACGCCATTCAAAAAGTTGCGCCGTACAATACCGATCAAAACATTGCACGGATTGTTCCGCTTGAAGCAAAAAGTGTGGAGTTGGCACTCGTTGCTGCCACGGAAGCTTGCAACCATTGGTCAACGTTAAGTGCCGATACGCGTGCCGCTATTTTTGAAAAAGCAGCCGATTTATTTCAAGAAGAAATGCCAAGTTTGATTGCGCTATTAATTCAAGAAGGGGGTAAATGTTTACCCGATGCGATTGCTGAAATTCGAGAAACGATCGAGTATTGTCGTTATTATGCTTATCGGGCGCGTCTTGACCTAACACCAATCATTTTGCCCAGTATCACTGGCGAACAAAATGAATTGAGCTTACATCCACGCGGCGTCTTTGCCTGCATTAGCCCTTGGAATTTTCCTTTAGCCATTTTTACCGGTCAAATTGTTGCAGCACTCGTGGTCGGCAATACAGTGATTGCAAAACCTGCTGAACAAACTCCTTTAATTGCTTATCGCGCTGTGCAAATCCTACATCAAAGCGGCGTACCCACTGATGTATTGCAATTGCTAATTGGACCTGGTCGCGAGATTGGACCGCTCTTGAGCCAAGATGAACGTATTGCCGGCATTTTATTTACCGGCTCTACAGCGACTGCAAAAAGTATTGAACGCAACCTTGCGAACCGCGAAGGGCCCATTGCAACCTTTGTTGCAGAAACCGGGGGCCAAAATTCCATGATTATTGATTCTTCGGCCTTACCCGAACAAGCACTTCTCGATGTTGTTGCTTCAGCTTTTAATAGCGCGGGTCAACGCTGCTCTGCCTTGCGAGTTTTATTTATACAAGAAGACATTGCCCCGCGTTTCATTGACTTGCTGCAAGGCTATTTGCGTGAATTAAAGGTAGGTAATCCTGCTTTAATACAAACTGATGTCGGCCCTGTCATTGACGAACAAGCCCGCAATAAATTGAATGAACATGTCTTGCGTATGAATAGAGAAGGTTTATTAATCGCTAAAGCTGCTTTGCCGAAAGATGCTGAGAAAGGTTATTTCTTTGCACCTTGCGCCTTCGAAATTCCTAGCATTCACCTTTTAACCGAAGAAGTTTTTGGTCCCATATTACACATTATTCGCTTCCCGTCCCACTCCCTTGATCAGGTAATGAATGATATCATAAGCACGGGTTACGGTCTTACCTTAGGTGTTCAGAGTCGGATTGATCGTACCGTTAAAAAGATCATATCTAAACTTCCCGTGGGCAATCGATATGTTAATCGCAACATGATTGGCGCGGTTGTGGGAAGCCAACCCTTTGGGGGGGAGAGACTTTCAGGAACGGGTCCAAAAGCTGGCGGTCCGCACTATTTACCTCGACTATGCGTTGAACGTACACTTTCAGTCAATACAACAGCCGTGGGCGGTAATGCCCGCTTAGTTTCTTTGTTAGAGGATGATTAA
- the rnt gene encoding ribonuclease T, producing MNQPRSPYSRRFRGLMPVVIDVETAGLNPQTDALLEVAAVIVGLGENGKLTPEETHAFHIEPFAGANIEPEALAITGIDPYGPLRYAIPEAQALHRLFTFIKEKLQQVGCYRAVLVGHNAWFDLNFILSAIRRSQIVDSPFHTFTTFDTASLSALALGETVLARATRRAKIPFDMQQAHSAIYDAQRTAELFCFIANRFGINPK from the coding sequence ATGAATCAGCCAAGATCTCCATATTCTCGACGTTTTCGCGGGTTAATGCCAGTTGTTATTGACGTAGAAACGGCAGGTTTAAATCCACAAACTGATGCATTGCTTGAGGTCGCAGCGGTAATAGTTGGTTTGGGTGAGAATGGCAAGTTAACGCCTGAAGAAACCCATGCCTTCCATATTGAACCTTTTGCTGGTGCTAATATTGAGCCAGAAGCTTTAGCAATAACCGGGATTGACCCTTATGGTCCTTTACGCTATGCCATTCCCGAAGCCCAAGCTTTACATCGTCTTTTCACTTTTATTAAAGAGAAATTACAGCAAGTTGGCTGCTATCGAGCAGTGTTGGTAGGACATAATGCTTGGTTTGATTTGAATTTTATCCTATCTGCTATTCGTCGAAGTCAAATTGTGGATAGTCCTTTTCATACTTTCACAACTTTTGATACGGCCTCACTTTCTGCATTAGCATTGGGAGAAACAGTGCTTGCTCGGGCAACCCGACGTGCAAAAATTCCTTTTGATATGCAGCAAGCTCACTCCGCTATATATGATGCACAACGCACAGCAGAATTGTTTTGCTTTATTGCTAATCGATTTGGAATAAATCCGAAGTAG
- a CDS encoding LbtU family siderophore porin, with amino-acid sequence MNLKLVVASMSLLGLVSCPVFAATDSNDMNTKASKYSTTQTKVYHKKPHHKIVKQTTVQDEYKEVVSLPVQPAPVEMICTISESSLVLDAATQNVGRAIPNPCTPGWFNRISVSGGMNVDLGKWGNRNTNLMGENYKRLSLNDVYLNVTANINDWARAFASISYNTATINDPILSNTTTHYAEYDAAYSNNVLTGSSNALQIEQAFLTVGNFEVSPVYFQAGKQFQDFSRYEIHPITESLTQVMSKTLATSAKLGFIASGFNGSVFIFDDPISKVGQSSNTTNYGVSLGFDMPTEQYGLSVGAAWLYNLMGVNDIAYNVNQFNQNNAALGTTGGYTSRKSGAAAYADFNTGPFYIGARYTTALQRFNVNDLPSNGIADIVAGTGAPIADADGARPWSAGLQAGYGFSCWDKTQNITIGYQTSREAAGLNMPKHRWLGSYNIDAWKNTNFAIEWDHDTAYNVAHGGSGKVSNLVSLRAAVKFA; translated from the coding sequence ATGAACTTAAAACTCGTTGTTGCGTCAATGAGCTTACTTGGATTGGTTAGCTGTCCGGTGTTTGCAGCAACTGATTCGAATGATATGAATACAAAGGCAAGCAAGTATTCAACAACTCAAACCAAGGTTTATCATAAAAAACCACATCATAAAATCGTTAAGCAAACTACAGTACAGGACGAATACAAAGAAGTCGTTAGCTTGCCAGTACAACCTGCACCTGTTGAAATGATTTGCACTATTAGTGAATCTTCATTGGTTCTTGATGCTGCAACCCAAAATGTGGGTCGCGCCATTCCAAATCCATGTACACCGGGTTGGTTCAATCGCATTTCCGTCAGCGGCGGTATGAATGTTGATTTAGGAAAATGGGGCAATCGTAATACCAATTTGATGGGTGAAAACTACAAACGTTTATCTCTCAATGACGTTTACTTGAATGTAACTGCTAACATAAACGATTGGGCGCGTGCTTTTGCTAGCATCAGCTACAATACAGCTACGATTAATGACCCAATTTTATCTAACACGACTACACATTATGCTGAATATGATGCTGCTTACAGCAATAATGTGCTAACGGGTTCTTCAAACGCTCTACAAATCGAACAAGCTTTCTTAACCGTTGGCAATTTCGAAGTTTCCCCCGTTTACTTCCAAGCTGGTAAACAATTCCAAGATTTCAGCCGGTATGAAATTCATCCGATTACTGAAAGCTTGACCCAAGTCATGTCAAAAACTTTAGCAACTTCTGCTAAATTAGGCTTTATTGCAAGTGGATTTAATGGATCGGTATTTATATTTGATGATCCAATTTCTAAAGTTGGCCAATCCAGCAATACGACGAACTATGGTGTTTCGCTCGGCTTTGATATGCCAACCGAACAATACGGTTTAAGCGTTGGCGCTGCTTGGCTTTATAACTTGATGGGTGTGAATGACATTGCTTACAACGTCAATCAATTCAATCAAAACAATGCTGCGTTAGGTACAACCGGTGGTTATACTTCTCGTAAATCGGGTGCTGCAGCTTATGCAGATTTCAATACGGGTCCTTTCTATATTGGTGCGCGTTACACCACAGCCTTACAACGCTTCAACGTTAACGATTTACCATCCAATGGTATCGCTGACATTGTTGCGGGAACGGGTGCTCCGATTGCTGATGCAGATGGTGCAAGACCTTGGTCCGCTGGTCTCCAAGCCGGTTATGGTTTCTCTTGCTGGGATAAAACCCAAAACATCACGATTGGTTACCAAACCTCTCGCGAAGCTGCTGGCTTAAACATGCCGAAGCATCGCTGGTTGGGTTCCTATAACATCGATGCATGGAAAAATACTAACTTTGCAATCGAGTGGGATCATGACACAGCTTACAACGTTGCCCATGGTGGTTCCGGTAAAGTTTCGAATCTCGTTTCTTTACGCGCTGCTGTTAAGTTTGCTTAA
- a CDS encoding peroxiredoxin, with protein MSTLVGRKAPDFTAAAALANGEITPNFNLHNAIAKKYGIVFFYPLDFTFVCPSELIALDKRMDEFNALNVVVMGVSIDSQFTHNAWRNTPVANGGIGPVRYPLIADVNHQICQAYGIEHPTAHVALRGAFVIDKQGIIRSQIVNDLPLGRNVDELLRLIDALEFHEKHGEVCPAGWTKGKTGIKPTTEGIAHYLSSQAKDL; from the coding sequence ATGAGTACGTTAGTTGGAAGAAAAGCTCCCGATTTTACAGCCGCCGCAGCACTTGCTAACGGCGAAATTACCCCTAATTTTAACCTTCATAATGCCATTGCTAAAAAATATGGTATTGTGTTCTTTTATCCCCTTGATTTTACTTTTGTTTGTCCTTCCGAATTAATTGCGCTTGATAAACGTATGGATGAATTTAACGCATTGAATGTTGTAGTCATGGGCGTTTCGATTGATTCTCAATTTACCCACAATGCATGGCGTAACACGCCTGTTGCGAATGGTGGGATTGGGCCAGTACGCTATCCTTTAATTGCCGATGTTAATCATCAAATTTGCCAAGCCTACGGCATTGAGCATCCTACTGCGCATGTTGCATTGCGTGGTGCTTTCGTTATCGATAAGCAAGGCATCATTCGTTCACAAATTGTAAACGATTTACCGCTTGGCCGAAATGTTGATGAGTTACTACGCTTAATTGATGCGTTGGAATTTCATGAAAAACACGGTGAAGTTTGTCCTGCTGGTTGGACGAAAGGCAAAACGGGTATTAAACCAACAACGGAAGGAATTGCTCACTATCTTTCCTCACAAGCAAAAGATTTATAA
- a CDS encoding 4-amino-4-deoxy-L-arabinose transferase: MIFLLLLIGVLLNAVAQLLLKAGMTQIGHFDFTGANVLPIATKVMLNPPIVTGLSLYVASVVVWLIVLSRVEVSLAYPMLSIGYIVNAVAAYYWFGESLSATRIVGIFIIMTGVYLLARSN, encoded by the coding sequence ATGATTTTTCTTTTACTCCTCATTGGGGTGTTACTGAATGCAGTAGCTCAACTACTCTTGAAGGCGGGCATGACTCAAATCGGTCACTTTGATTTTACGGGCGCCAATGTATTGCCCATTGCGACCAAAGTGATGCTTAACCCACCGATTGTTACAGGATTGAGTTTATATGTGGCAAGCGTTGTCGTATGGCTCATTGTTTTATCGCGCGTTGAAGTTAGCCTTGCCTACCCCATGCTTAGCATAGGTTATATTGTGAATGCTGTTGCAGCTTATTATTGGTTTGGCGAATCTTTAAGTGCAACGCGTATTGTCGGTATATTTATTATTATGACGGGCGTTTATCTTTTGGCGCGAAGCAACTAA
- a CDS encoding DegT/DnrJ/EryC1/StrS aminotransferase family protein — translation MSEEFLPFSKPTISQEAIDDVVTCLKSGWIATGPRVAAFSENLKAYFQAPYVLPLTSATAGLHFSLLGMGVEPGDEIITTPLTFAATLNAIVLAGGVPKLVDIDPATLNMDIDLIEQAITERTRVIMPVHFAGLAIDLDPIYELATKYNLRVLEDAAHAMGAEYKNKTIGSFGDTQVFSFHPTKNMTTGEGGCVVTRDQQLAEHIGRLRFHGIDRQAWNRYGKGGSQDYEVVLPGYKANMMDIQAAIGIHQLNDLQGFLVRRNELAARYQEALSDWPQWQLPQTPSYDHFHAWHIYTPLINEPVTRMNRNEFMEAMKERNIGTGLHYRAVHLYPYYRKTFGFSLGDFPHAEDVCERIVSLPLFPSMTDADHDRVLDVMYQIFN, via the coding sequence ATGTCTGAAGAATTTTTGCCATTTTCAAAACCAACGATCAGCCAAGAAGCGATTGATGATGTGGTAACTTGTTTAAAAAGTGGTTGGATTGCAACAGGCCCCCGTGTTGCGGCTTTTTCAGAAAATTTAAAAGCTTATTTCCAAGCCCCCTATGTTTTGCCACTCACTTCAGCAACAGCTGGGTTACATTTTTCTTTATTAGGAATGGGGGTGGAACCGGGTGATGAAATAATTACAACGCCTTTAACTTTCGCTGCAACTTTAAATGCGATTGTTTTAGCAGGGGGTGTTCCGAAACTAGTTGATATCGATCCTGCAACATTAAACATGGATATTGATTTAATTGAACAAGCGATTACTGAAAGAACGCGTGTCATCATGCCTGTTCATTTTGCAGGCCTTGCGATTGATCTTGATCCCATTTATGAATTAGCTACCAAATATAATCTACGCGTTCTTGAAGATGCAGCCCATGCGATGGGAGCAGAATATAAAAATAAAACCATTGGCAGTTTTGGTGATACGCAAGTTTTTAGTTTTCATCCTACAAAAAATATGACGACAGGCGAAGGTGGTTGTGTCGTGACTCGCGATCAACAATTAGCCGAGCACATAGGTCGTCTACGCTTTCATGGCATCGATCGTCAAGCATGGAATCGTTATGGCAAAGGGGGTAGTCAAGATTATGAAGTGGTTTTGCCAGGTTATAAAGCGAATATGATGGATATTCAAGCTGCAATTGGCATCCATCAATTAAATGATTTGCAAGGTTTTCTGGTGCGTCGTAATGAGTTAGCGGCGCGCTATCAAGAAGCTTTATCCGATTGGCCCCAATGGCAATTACCGCAAACACCAAGTTATGATCATTTCCATGCTTGGCATATTTATACACCCTTGATTAATGAACCCGTAACCCGAATGAATCGTAATGAATTTATGGAAGCGATGAAGGAGCGCAACATTGGTACCGGATTACATTATCGCGCCGTTCATTTATATCCTTACTATCGTAAAACATTCGGATTTTCTCTGGGCGATTTCCCGCATGCTGAAGATGTCTGTGAGCGAATTGTGAGCTTACCTTTGTTTCCATCCATGACGGATGCTGATCATGATCGTGTGCTTGATGTAATGTATCAAATTTTTAATTAA